A genomic stretch from Oreochromis niloticus isolate F11D_XX linkage group LG11, O_niloticus_UMD_NMBU, whole genome shotgun sequence includes:
- the si:dkey-87o1.2 gene encoding uncharacterized protein si:dkey-87o1.2 has protein sequence MKLAIALVGLSVVVMGVLIFQVVHQELRLSHLKVRLSENSEQVTRKEEGIVALKAKISELQKSLDEVNKKMEELKKKKAEIEKSSGDMGKSLTACVTEKEKAEKTKASTTGEIDQLKVDHEAAKSKAQENIQSLKQQISDRDKAVCAFVDTTKEEGRKLCGITQETQ, from the exons ATGAAGCTGGCGATCGCGTTAGTTGGCCTGAGTGTTGTTGTGATGGGTGTCTTGATTTTCCAGGTCGTCCATCAGGAATTGCGTCTGAGTCACTTGAAAGTCCGCTTATCGGAGAACTCGGAGCAGGTCACCAGGAAAGAGGAAGGCATAGTCGCCCTGAAAGCCAAAATCTCCGAGCTGCAGAAATCGCTGGACGAAGTCAACAAAAAGATGGaagaactgaagaagaaaaaggcaGAAATTGAAAAGTCATCGGGGGACATGGGTAAAAGTCTGACGGCCTGTGTGACAGAGAAG gAGAAGGCGGAGAAGACGAAGGCTAGTACAACAGGGGAAATAGATCAACTCAAAG TTGATCACGAAGCAGCTAAAAGTAAAGCCCAGGAGAACATTCAGAGCTTGAAACAGCAGATTTCGGATAGAGATAAAGCTGTCTGTGCCTTTGTTGATACAACCAAGGAGGAAGGACG GAAGTTGTGTGGAATAACTCAAGAAACACAGTGA
- the zgc:174935 gene encoding FK506-binding protein 4 produces MKPQFLLPATVVVSVALVGIMKLRKGEHEKYEKQFKFQDVRLRVANDVLGEYQNDKAEKQNMLEKANTEHKALEEEVNKLQTGGEKSKGDTDACQADLKAITDEVGAAEAQLKSLKAEQEKEKTSWTTEEDTLKQQLEKHSLVCQFIKTDIAEARTLCGIKEQPKAEAPKQDQPKAEAPKQEEPKAEAPKQEEPKAEAPKQEEPKAEAPNKKSQRLRPPNKKKQRLRPLKLKRLKELDP; encoded by the exons ATGAAGCCGCAGTTCTTGCTACCTGCGACCGTAGTGGTGTCGGTCGCTTTGGTGGGGATCATGAAACTGCGGAAAGGTGAGCACGAAAAATACGAGAAGCAGTTCAAGTTTCAGGATGTCAGACTGCGGGTTGCCAATGATGTGCTGGGAGAATACCAGAACGATAAAGCAGAGAAGCAGAACATGCTGGAAAAGGCCAACACTGAGCACAAAGcgctggaggaggaggtgaacaAGCTCCAGACCGGCGGGGAAAAGTCTAAGGGAGATACGGACGCCTGCCAGGCAGACCTG AAGGCAATCACAGATGAAGTGGGAGCAGCAGAGGCACAGTTAAAAAGTCTGAAAG CTGAGCAGGAAAAAGAGAAGACGAGCTGGACAACAGAAGAAGACACTCTGAAGCAGCAACTAGAAAAACACAGCTTAGTGTGTCAGTTCATAAAAACAGATATTGCAGAAGCAAG AACTTTGTGTGGAATAAAAGAGCAACCAAAGGCAGAGGCCCCTAAACAAGATCAACCAAAGGCTGAGGCCCCCAAACAAGAAGAGCCAAAGGCTGAGGCCCCCAAACAAGAAGAGCCAAAGGCTGAGGCCCCCAAACAAGAAGAGCCAAAGGCTGAGGCCCCAAACAAGAAGAGCCAAAGGCTGAGGCCCCCAAACAAGAAGAAGCAAAGGCTGAGGCCCCTAAAGCTTAAAAGGCTAAAGGAATTGGACCCATAA
- the them4 gene encoding acyl-coenzyme A thioesterase THEM4, with translation MARSLGRIFRGFQSLGSLAFMKSELSNPPASVSLKSMVQTLPSVFSSNPRDFSLPNPSWGTEMRQLYEHYNSQCEAVTDGGEEQSGLWKRLPSYNRSLKYAAGGVYLSKIIQAKARLFTRNIRDPGAAFEYVIFANKKEQRCVCIFQAGHLLEGPPGNVHGGAIATMIDTVTGTHACVHSGPVMTANLNINYRSPIPLGSTVLIESSLDKKEGRKTFISCKVTSADGARLHTEATALFVSISVGQLMKG, from the exons ATGGCAAGGAGTCTGGGTCGAATATTCAGGGGCTTTCAGAGCCTCGGTTCTCTCGCATTCATGAAGTCTGAACTCAGCAATCCCCCTGCCAGCGTTTCATTGAAGAGCATGGTG CAAACGCTTCCATCGGTCTTTTCATCCAACCCCCGGGACTTCAGCCTTCCTAACCCCTCATGGGGCacagaaatgaggcagctgTATGAACATTATAACAGCCAATGTGAGGCGGTGACAGACGGAGGAGAGGAACAGAGTGGACTGTGGAAGAGACTGCCAAGCTACAATCGTTCTCTGAAGTACGCTGCAG GCGGAGTGTACCTCAGCAAGATAATCCAGGCAAAAGCTCGTCTTTTCACCCGCAACATCAGAGACCCGGGGGCAGCATTTGAGTACGTTATCTTTGCTAACAAAAAGGAGCAaaggtgtgtgtgcattttccAGGCTGGACACCTTCTGGAGGGACCACCAGG AAATGTCCACGGGGGGGCGATAGCCACTATGATTGATACCGTGACAGGAACTCATGCTTGTGTCCATTCTGGACCCGTTATGACGGCCAACCTCAACATAAACTACCGCAG TCCCATCCCGCTGGGAAGTACAGTGTTGATCGAATCCTCTCTGGATAAGAAGGAAGGCAGGAAAACGTTCATTTCATGTAAAGTGACCAGTGCTGACGGCGCCAGATTGCACACAGAAGCAACAG CGCTGTTTGTGTCAATCAGCGTCGGCCAACTAATGAAAGGGTGA